One window of the Nicotiana tabacum cultivar K326 chromosome 4, ASM71507v2, whole genome shotgun sequence genome contains the following:
- the LOC107777087 gene encoding uncharacterized protein LOC107777087, translating to MQLSINQVASNSNNIIWIFWDQEFTGTLLDQDEQQMDIELKHVEAGDIFYISIIDAKCKLSMRIPLWENLKLKSTTSTVCWCVIGDFNVITFMGEKIGGIPYQMKKSIDFINMIEECVLIDLGFYGPRYTWSNGIGPGSIVWKRPDMGMANDNWIISFPDTTITQLASAGFGHSPLLMEMHVIQDNVRKYFRFLKCWTTIWGHLSETKEYEQKINIEEEKWVTTNDRSDMTALHELQAHLIKGRKRKNFIHKIKDAEGDWIQGDEAIGEAVCDYFEELFTMPGGHIREDLLNCIPIMITNEDNIELSRDPDMKEFKRVVFSMCPSSAAGLDVMNGKFFQSCWEVIKDDLLKVVLALFLEEDA from the exons ATGCAGCTATCGATAAACCAGGTTGCTTCCAACAGTAATAACATAATTTGGATCTTCTGGGATCAGGAGTTCACTGGTACTCTCTTGGACCAAGATGAACAACAGATGGATATTGAACTGAAGCATGTAGAAGCTGGAGATATCTTTTATATATCAATAATCGATGCAAAATGTAAACTTTCTATGAGAATTCCTCTATGGGAGAATTTGAAACTCAAATCTACTACTTCCACGGTATGTTGGTGTGTGATTGGAGATTTTAATGTCATTACTTTCATGGGTGAGAAGATTGGAGGGATACCATACCAGATGAAGAAAAGCATTGACTTCATCAACATGATTGAAGAATGTGTCTTGATTGATTTGGGGTTTTATGGCCCAAGATACACATGGTCTAATGGAATAGGCCCTGGTTCTATAGTGTGGAAAAGACCGGACATGGGGATGGCTAATGATAACTGGATAATCTCCTTCCCCGATACAACTATCACACAATTGGCTTCTGCAGGCTTTGGCCATTCACCTCTCCTAATGGAAATGCATGTGATACAAGACAATGTTAGGAAATACTTCAGGTTTCTCAAGTGTTGG ACAACAATATGGGGACATCTTTCAGAAACCAAGGAGTATGAACAGAAGATTAATATAGAAGAGGAGAAATGGGTTACTACCAATGATCGATCTGACATGACTGCCTTACATGAACTTCAAGCTCA CCTAATCAAaggtagaaaaagaaaaaatttcatcCACAAAATTAAGGATGCAGAAGGGGATTGGATTCAGGGTGATGAGGCTATTGGAGAAGCTGTTTGTGATTATTTTGAAGAGCTCTTCACTATGCCTGGAGGGCACATTAGAGAGGATCTTCTCAACTGTATACCAATCATGATCACTAATGAAGACAATATTGAACTATCCAGAGATCCTGACATGAAAGAATTTAAACGAGTTGTATTTTCCATGTGCCCATCCAGTGCTGCAGGTCTAGATGTGATGAATGGCAAATTCTTCCAATCCTGTTGGGAGGTGATTAAGGATGATCTGCTAAAGGTGGTGCTTGCTTTGTTTTTGGAGGAAGATGCCTAG